One genomic window of Sceloporus undulatus isolate JIND9_A2432 ecotype Alabama unplaced genomic scaffold, SceUnd_v1.1 scaffold_974, whole genome shotgun sequence includes the following:
- the LOC121917823 gene encoding calcyphosin-like protein encodes MEAIIKLRKKCLERGALGIHGLARFFRIMDDNGSKSLDLEEFRKGLQDAGVPLEGGDVEEIFHFCDKNKSGTLDFNEFLEALRPPMSKARKEIIGEAFQKLDRTGDGLVTVEDLRGVYNSCSHPKFKSGEWTEDQVFRAFLDSFDSPDNKDGKITAEEFLNYYSGVSASIDSDDYFVNMMKAAWKL; translated from the exons ATGGAGGCCATTATAAAGCTCAGGAAGAAGTGCTTGGAAAGAGGAGCCTTGGGGATCCACGGTCTGGCCAG GTTTTTCCGCATCATGGATGACAACGGGAGCAAATCTTTGGACCTGGAGGAATTCCGGAAGGGTCTCCAGGACGCCGGGGTCCCTCTGGAAGGGGGCGACGTGGAGGAAATCTTCCACTTTTGTGATAAAAACAAGAGTGGGACCCTCGACTTCAATGAGTTTCTGGAAGCTCTGCGG CCCCCGATGtccaaagccaggaaggagataATCGGAGAGGCGTTCCAGAAACTGGACAGGACAGGAGATGGACTGGTGACAGTGGAAGACCTTCGGGGGGTCTACAACAGCTGCTCGCACCCCAAATTCAAGAGTGGAGAGTGGACAGAGGACCAGGTCTTTCGGGCCTTTCTGGACAGCTTTGACTCCCCTGACAACAAGGATGGGAAG ATCACAGCTGAAGAATTTCTTAACTACTACAGTGGAGTAAGTGCCTCTATCGACAGTGATGACTATTTTGTGAATATGATGAAGGCGGCCTGGAAGCTGTag